From the Burkholderia glumae LMG 2196 = ATCC 33617 genome, one window contains:
- the infC gene encoding translation initiation factor IF-3 yields the protein MATDKSSHRINGEINAPEVRLVGVDGEPIGIVKLADAFRKSEELDVDLVEIAPQAVPPVCRLMDYGKFKYQESKKQHEAKLKQKVIQVKEVKFRPGTDDGDYNVKLRNLVRFLEEGDKTKITLRFRGREMAHQEIGMRMLERLRTDLDEVGQVEQMPKMEGRQMIMVLAPKKKK from the coding sequence ATCGCTACTGATAAGTCGTCGCATCGCATCAACGGTGAAATCAACGCGCCGGAAGTGCGTCTGGTTGGAGTCGATGGAGAGCCCATCGGCATCGTGAAACTCGCCGATGCCTTCCGTAAATCGGAAGAGCTGGATGTTGATCTGGTGGAAATCGCGCCGCAGGCCGTTCCCCCCGTTTGCCGTCTGATGGACTACGGCAAGTTCAAGTACCAGGAATCCAAGAAGCAGCACGAAGCGAAGCTGAAGCAGAAGGTCATCCAGGTCAAGGAAGTGAAGTTCCGCCCGGGTACCGACGATGGCGATTACAACGTCAAGCTTCGCAATCTGGTGCGCTTCCTCGAGGAAGGCGACAAGACGAAGATCACGTTGCGTTTCCGCGGCCGCGAAATGGCTCACCAGGAAATCGGCATGCGCATGCTCGAACGCCTGCGCACCGATCTCGACGAGGTCGGTCAGGTCGAGCAAATGCCGAAGATGGAAGGGCGCCAGATGATCATGGTGCTCGCTCCCAAGAAGAAGAAGTAA
- the thrS gene encoding threonine--tRNA ligase, translated as MVSIRLPDGSVRQYEHPVTVAEVAASIGPGLAKAALGGKLDGELVDTSALIDHDASLAIVTDKDADGLDIIRHSAAHLLAYAVKDLYPEAQVTIGPVIDNGFYYDFSYSRPFTPEDLAKIEKRMQELAKKDEPVSRRVVSRAEAVDYFRGIGEKYKAEIIESIPSSDEIKLYSHGGFTDLCRGPHVPSTGKLKVFKLMKVAGAYWRGDSKNEQLQRIYGTAWTRKEDQDAYLHMLEEAEKRDHRKLAKQLDLFHMQEESPGMVFWHPKGWALWQQVEQYMRRRVNEAGYLEIKTPMIMDRSLWEASGHWQNYRENMFTTESEKRDYAIKPMNCPGHVQVFNHGLRSYRDLPLRYAEFGSCHRNEASGALHGLMRVRGFVQDDAHIFCTEDQFIAESIAFNELAMSVYKDFGFDQISIKLSLRPDQRAGTDETWDRAEQGLRDALTACGLAWEELPGEGAFYGPKIEYHIKDALGRSWQCGTLQLDMVLPERLGAEYVAEDNGRRRPVMLHRAIVGSMERFLGILIEHHAGAMPAWLAPVQAIVMNIAENQADYAGSLAQSLQKQGLRVEADLRNEKISYKIREHALEKVPYLLVVGDKEREAQTVAVRARGGVELGVMPVEAFVEHLQQDLRAFK; from the coding sequence ATGGTTTCGATACGCCTGCCCGACGGCTCAGTTCGACAGTACGAGCATCCGGTGACCGTCGCCGAAGTGGCCGCTTCGATCGGCCCCGGTCTCGCCAAGGCCGCGCTCGGCGGCAAGCTCGACGGCGAACTCGTCGACACGTCCGCGCTGATCGATCACGACGCGTCGCTTGCGATCGTGACCGACAAGGATGCCGACGGCCTCGACATCATTCGCCACTCGGCGGCGCACCTGCTTGCCTATGCGGTCAAGGATCTGTATCCGGAGGCGCAGGTGACGATCGGGCCGGTGATCGACAACGGCTTCTACTACGACTTCTCGTACAGCCGCCCGTTTACGCCGGAAGACCTCGCCAAGATCGAGAAGCGCATGCAGGAGCTCGCGAAGAAGGACGAGCCGGTGTCGCGGCGCGTCGTCTCGCGCGCCGAGGCGGTGGACTATTTCCGCGGCATCGGCGAGAAGTACAAGGCCGAGATCATCGAATCGATCCCGTCGAGCGACGAGATCAAGCTCTACTCGCACGGCGGCTTCACCGACCTGTGCCGCGGCCCGCACGTGCCGTCCACCGGCAAGCTGAAGGTGTTCAAGCTGATGAAGGTGGCCGGCGCTTACTGGCGCGGCGATTCGAAGAACGAGCAGTTGCAGCGCATCTACGGCACCGCCTGGACCAGGAAGGAAGACCAGGACGCCTATCTGCACATGCTGGAAGAGGCGGAGAAGCGCGATCACCGCAAGCTCGCCAAGCAGCTCGACCTGTTCCACATGCAGGAGGAATCGCCGGGCATGGTGTTCTGGCACCCGAAGGGCTGGGCGCTTTGGCAGCAGGTCGAGCAGTATATGCGCCGCCGCGTCAACGAGGCCGGCTATCTCGAGATCAAGACGCCGATGATCATGGACCGCTCGCTCTGGGAGGCGTCGGGCCACTGGCAGAACTATCGCGAGAACATGTTTACCACCGAGTCGGAGAAGCGCGACTACGCGATCAAGCCGATGAATTGCCCGGGCCACGTGCAGGTCTTCAATCATGGCCTGCGCTCGTACCGCGACCTGCCGCTGCGCTACGCCGAATTCGGCTCGTGCCATCGCAACGAGGCTTCGGGCGCGCTGCACGGCCTGATGCGCGTGCGCGGCTTCGTGCAGGACGACGCGCACATCTTCTGCACCGAGGACCAGTTCATCGCCGAGTCGATCGCGTTCAATGAACTGGCGATGAGCGTCTACAAGGATTTTGGGTTCGATCAGATCTCGATCAAGCTGTCGCTGCGCCCGGACCAGCGCGCCGGCACCGACGAAACCTGGGATCGCGCGGAGCAGGGGCTGCGCGACGCGCTGACCGCGTGCGGACTCGCGTGGGAGGAACTGCCGGGTGAAGGCGCGTTCTACGGCCCCAAGATCGAGTACCACATCAAGGATGCGCTCGGCCGTTCCTGGCAGTGCGGCACGCTGCAACTCGACATGGTGCTGCCGGAGCGCCTCGGCGCCGAGTACGTGGCCGAGGACAACGGCCGCCGCCGGCCGGTCATGCTGCACCGCGCGATCGTCGGCTCGATGGAGCGTTTTCTTGGCATCCTGATCGAGCACCACGCCGGCGCGATGCCCGCCTGGCTCGCTCCGGTGCAGGCTATCGTCATGAATATTGCGGAAAACCAGGCCGATTACGCGGGGTCTTTGGCCCAATCGTTGCAAAAACAAGGGCTTAGGGTGGAGGCCGATTTGCGCAACGAGAAGATTAGCTATAAAATACGCGAACATGCGCTCGAGAAAGTCCCGTACCTGCTGGTCGTCGGTGACAAGGAGCGTGAAGCACAAACGGTAGCCGTGCGTGCCCGTGGCGGCGTCGAGCTTGGCGTAATGCCGGTCGAAGCCTTCGTTGAGCACCTGCAGCAGGATCTGCGGGCGTTCAAGTAA